Proteins from a single region of Besnoitia besnoiti strain Bb-Ger1 chromosome Unknown contig00019, whole genome shotgun sequence:
- a CDS encoding uncharacterized protein (encoded by transcript BESB_033240), protein MEAVGRVKSPPDERPHYAVHERRASLSCSDVSCLKNRASHAFSALTRKRMKNTVDGRLWSPAVPEAEEDADLFPPGGDLEPSCFSSVFEREVKPVSASQKGQPDWISATRDEEAERQGLPEKRGQLGLERIETAWSRNLFRFPGLSSGGQAEEGKPEESDSGAPARFVGVPNLLMFLMSVGSPLGAQQAGSPRLSSFFPPSFLPEKTWPLFTRSADEQAAEHEEGRPVHPSSGLAPEKVSDSRSAMDAAPEPVVASEEESCPAHGGREEVGGREESVTDVLRSTSVSQVVAEWAASLGAAEEVVIQTVPFVTEEAARLLWKSACSLILNPVVAFYCQCYTLASLGALVFTTSIVHWWRPQLGIRRTVDVTAVVFVAAIHWMSAFLLTDFSFQVVYFLISSTGITCYFGGCALTSRGRSMPGAWCHVGLHVICTIGNLCLYLYLALQAEGDAKITGEISQAAAESFGGECFTAAVAP, encoded by the coding sequence ATGGAGGCAGTGGGGCGGGTAAAATCGCCACCCGATGAGCGACCTCACTACGCCGTTCATGAACGGAGGGCGTCACTATCTTGCTCCGACGTATCCTGCTTGAAGAACAGGGCCTCGCACGCCTTTTCGGCACTGACTCGAAAGAGAATGAAGAATACAGTCGACGGGCGACTGTGGTCGCCTGCTGTTcctgaggcagaggaggacgcggatcTCTTTCCTCCCGGAGGCGACCTTGAGCCATCGTGCTTCAGTTCAGTCTTCGAGCGAGAGGTGAAGCCTGTGTCCGCCTCTCAGAAGGGGCAACCAGACTGGATCTCGGCGACTCGTGatgaggaagcggagagacaaGGTCTTCCTGAAAAGCGCGGTCAGTTGGGTTTGGAACGGATAGAAACCGCGTGGTCGCGAAATCTTTTCCGCTTTCCAGGACTCTCTTCCGGCGGCCAAGCTGAAGAGGGGAAAcccgaggagagcgacagcggcgctccagcgcggTTTGTCGGCGTGCCGAATCTGCTCATGTTCTTGATGAGCGTTGGCTCACCACTCGGGGCTCAGCAGGCCGGAAGTccccgcctctcttcttttttcccgCCGAGTTTTCTCCCCGAGAAGACCTGGCCGTTGTTTACACGAAGCGCGGACGAGCAGGCTGCGGAGCACGAGGAAGGGCGACCCGTTCATCCGTCTTCCGGTCTTGCTCCCGAGAAGGTTTCTGACTCGAGAAGTGCGATGGATGCAGCGCCAGAGCCCGTCGTGGCCTCTGAGGAGGAGTCATGCCCCGCACatggagggagagaggaagtgggggggagagaggagagcgtgACCGATGTTCTGCGTTCCACGTCTGTGTCGCAAGTCGTAGCCGAGTGGgctgcgtctctcggcgcggcggaagaagtaGTCATTCAAACCGTCCCTTTCGTcaccgaggaggcggcgagactCCTATGGAAGTCCGCGTGCTCGCTTATACTCAACcctgtcgtcgccttctACTGCCAGTGCTACACTCTCGCCAGTCTTGGAGCCTTGGTTTTCACGACGTCGATTGTCCACTGGTGGCGCCCGCAGCTTGGCATCCGCCGCACCGTCGATGTAACGGCAGTCGTGTTCGTGGCGGCGATTCACTGGATGTCTGCCTTCCTTTTGACGGACTTTTCGTTTCAGGTCGTGTATTTCCTCATCTCCTCAACGGGAATTACGTGCTACTTTGGGGGGTGTGCGCTGACAAGCCGAGGCCGCTCAATGCCAGGCGCCTGGTGCCACGTCGGGCTGCATGTGATTTGCACGATTGGGAATCTGTGCCTGTACCTGTATCTCGCCCTTCAGGCGGAGGGTGATGCCAAAATTACGGGGGAGATTTcgcaggctgctgcggaaTCTTTTGGCGGGGAGTGCTTCACCGCGGCGGTCGCTCCGTAG